DNA from Brassica napus cultivar Da-Ae chromosome C4, Da-Ae, whole genome shotgun sequence:
gatatgatgtcggtactccaccatcatcatatcttctaggaactctttttctcttacgaacagttggagcaaagtagtatgatgtgaagttagatgtttcggctgtcaaactccccgcaactattgaaccttccacctttgcaagatttcttgctttccccttcaaatgtttcatctgtcgctcatacggatacatccatccgttgtgaacaggtccacgaagcaatgcttcatacggtaggtggacaactagatgctccatgatgtcaaaaaatgaaggaggaaatatcttctccaggttgcacaatatgatcagaatgttatgatgaagttgttcgatgacttcttccttgaacgtacgtgtgctaagatctctgaaaaatgcGCTGATGGttttatattgcaaaagtaatcaaattaataacatttcataacatatgtatatatattataaaattataattacctgcaagtgcttcatggacatttgctggaaggagctcggcaaaagcaaatggaagtagtcgtttgtatattgcaaaagtaatcaaattaataacatttcataacatatgtatatatattataaaattataattacctgcaagtgcttcatggacatttgctggaaggagctcggcaaaagcaaatggaagtagtcgttgcataaacacatgacaatcatgactcttcattccagggaacttttgacctcgttcaacacatcttgacagatttgaagcataaccatcaggaaacttaacttctgatgcaacccagtcaaacaaggttgttttggcttctgatgacaacagGAAGATGGGATCAGGAACGTTttcattgctcttgatatgtaactcacttcttgagcaaatatcaagtaagtccatccttgactttttgttatcttttgtcttcccagggacgttaagtaatgtattcatgatgttctcaaaaaagttcttctcaatatgcatgacatccagattgtggtgtaagagaagatccttccaatagggtagctcctaaaatatactcttcttatgccaattgtgagagacaccatacccatcagacATATTTctaggaacatgccaatttcctccaactttaactgtttcctgagctctgtaataatcaatgtctgcttcgatctgctggccggtgagatatggaggaggaccgtctctgacaatttttttgtgccgaaacaatgtcttatttcttttgTACGGATGggaaagtggaagaaagcgacgatgacaatcaaaccaacaactcttcctaccattcttcagttgaaaagcatccgtcgattcaagacaatatggacaagataatcttccatgtgttgttcagccagacaacatcccataagtagggaaatcacttatcgtccacagcagaactgctcgcatcgtaaaattgtttttcaaagaacaatcgtacgtcctcaccccttctgaccacaattgctttagctcttctatcaacggttgaagaaaaacatcaagagaccgttttggatgcttcggcccagggattaatatggtcaaaaatagaaattcttgttccatgcacatatccggcggtaaattatacggcgtaagaaggactggccacaaagaatattgtctaccagacattccaaatggactaaatccatcggtgcataacccaagatagacattccgaatatttgtagcaaaatctgcgtgtatcttgttgaaatgtttccacgctcttgcgtctgatggatgtgcaacctcaccatctctctggacatgttccgcctgccacctcatcgacgcagcagtcctctcagattgatataatcttttcaatctgtctgtaattggtaggtaccacatcctttggtacggtaccctattcctcccacggccttgcggtttgaatcgtggttttttgccgaatcgacactcttctaacttgtcatcttctttccagtagatcatgcagttgtcgatgcaaacatcaatcatctccgaaggcaacccaagactataaaccaatttctgaatctcataataagattcaacagacacgttgtcttctggcaaatactctttaaacaactccgcccatgcatccatgcaattttcaggtaaattatgatccgttttaatattcatcatcctagctgctagagacaatttagagagaccttctctacaaccagtgtagattggttgatttgcagcatctagcatttcataaaacctttttgcatccaaattaggttcttctacatttccagttccatcagctattgttgtagttgtttctaaaaatgcatcactaatcatatcttgaaccctatcatgatctaccatatgttcctgatcttgatgataattatattcattatgcaaatgattcggttcttcactatgatgaccatcctcaaaattattattactactactagcttcctttcccccataaccctctccatgttgataccaaatgtagtactgtggtgtaaatcctctgtttactaaatgcttccatacagtttcactacgtgcaaattttgaattcttgcatttccgacaggggcagaacatcttaccgctttcctgtgtgatcggtgtacagcccgcctggtgcatgaatgtctctagcccgctcagaaatgtgttcgtcaccctcccgtcggaatctttgtgcaaatacatccaactccgtaactcgtaaatactaccgccaccagccatttttttcttagattttttttgaaatctttttttttcggattttttttttccgtttgtgtgttgtgaggaagagagttgtgggaaatgacatatatatagagaaattttcgagttgggtagttgaaatataacaacgattttacaaggaatgttttacatggattttacatggttttaacataatatttacaacgactttacgacgaaattaggtaagttaaagcacattgaatacacgttttcacctaaatataacggtaacatgtttcgttgtaatgtcgatgtaatgattacgacgtatttctcattccacgtactttcgtcgtaaacttacatggattttacgataaaaattattcgtcgtaaatttacatggcgtttacgacgaaaattggattcctcgtaactgcgttgtaaacaccatgtaaatttacggcGAAAATAtgcgttgtaaacaccatgtaaatttacgacgaaatattttcgccgtaaatcttcgttgttatgggcacgttttcttgtagtgactgtATATTGTTGATTTTGTATGATCaagtatattttgataatataaataaaactagtACGAATACATAAGGTATCTAAGAACAAAGACTCCATGTAAGGGTTGAACTTATAGTATTTCTCTCGAAAAATCCATTCCCCCTCGTCTTGCCCAAAATGCCCTACTAAAAGTTTTGTATAAAAGCATTTAACAAAAAGCATTTGGAGATCATTTGCATATTTTAAGtactattctaaatcattttcTAATAATTGTTGATAGGATAATAAAGAATTATGCTAATGCTGTACCAATTAATTCATTAGATGGttgattgatatattttataattatacattatatCTCTCATACaacaaaagtatataaaagatagtttatttcttatattgaaTTTCAAAAGCATGAAAACATACGTTTGTAATCTAAAATCAAACATTTaacatagaaaatatatttatgtatattaaacatttCCATGTTGtagtttatattaattaaacaaaaatatacaatacGAAAGCAAGTCTCTGAAATTAAATCAGTTTAATACACAGTATACAACCAGTCTTCGATTAATTAGCTAAATGAGACTCTTTGAATACCCGATTAGCGCCTACTATAATTGTTTTAATGTTTAACATTGCGTATATAGTCAAATATAAAATGCTCTTCTACAAGGTAATTTCTTATACTTGAAACCATTGATATCGTATTAAGAGATTGAGTCAAACTAGGCGGGGCCTACTTACCTAATTTAGAAGGGAGGACCCGACCATTTTAGGTATAAGCTAAGAGATTTATACGGAGAGTAGGTTTACGGAAGGTATTCCGTATTTCATATTTCCTAATTATAAAAAAGTCTTATCTTGTAAAACAGTTCAAAGTTATTAATAATTTACAAGCAATAATGAGGTGTACTGTATGTCTTTAGTCATGTAATTAGTTCATTTTATGGTATGTACTAGAGAGTGACCCGCCTTCGGAGGGCggatatattatttgttttgtatatattatttaaaattaaatttatatatttatttctttccttgtaatatatatgtattttttgtaatcatactTGTGTTTTTATCAACAAACGTATTTgcgtaatttaaaaaaatgattagtaaagtatttgtataattgtattgaatttattatattgttaaatTATACATGTGTGCCATAGCCTTTACCACGTTAATATGATACTTTATTTTCAAACTGTTATTCtgttaaaaaataacaaaatattgttacagttttgtttagtaaaaaaatagtaattaaatagatagattaaataaataaaataaaaataaacattaaacatGATTTAATTtcgtatataattataattagatTATTATTACACATAATAATTTGTATACCAATTATAAATGAATTATGTAAATCAAAGTCCATGGCCCAATTTTAATGGGTTTTGTAAATTAAATGTTTATGGCCCCAATATATTGATGCAGTTAGGCGAGAACTGATGTGGTGGTTATTAGGTTAACTGATGCGGTGGTTATCGTATaaagtttgtatttttcttatatacagTTATCATATTAAAAGGTAGGTATCATGGAAAATATTTGTTGGACTCAACTAACATCAATAGGTCACACttgtgttttaatagaatagatatgtAGATATTAAGAAATAATTCCTTTTTCTTTCAAGTTAagattataaaacaattacagAGAATTAGTCACGTATAATACATTTAAACACTTTCCAAACACTATATGACAATTTATATGCAAGATATTTAATGTGTATGGCTTGAATTAGTAAACTTATAATTCTGGTCGCATGCAATTTGTGGTAACTAAACGATCAATAGCAAAGATAAGTCATAGCCACACAGTTCTTAATATACAAGGACACATTAATTAGATAAACGTGAAGGTGCCCCCCAATAAAAGTTGAATGTGAAGTTTTCAAGCTCTACTATATCCCACAATATAACATCAGATATTCAGATGGGTCTTCTCTTTGTATGAGCTGTGTATACCTGATCTTGTCGTTTCATTTTcgatatatatagagagagagggatCGACTGTGAAAATGGTGGGGCAATGGtggaaagaaggtgatgaaaaGGTGGTGATCAGATGCTACAATGATCAAAGGGACAGAATTGAAATGGAATGCGTGGAGAAAAGTTGTGAGATTGGTAACGACCAAACTTTTCTCTTCACCGACACATTAGGCGATCCTATCTGCAGAATCCGGAACACTCCTCGCTTCACTATGCTGGTGAATTTTTCTTTGCATCGCTCTTATTaatttcttcttccttgttttataaaaatttaaacgagaatatatatcttataagttttttaataaCGCTCAAACAAAATTTGTGCCAacaatatatatgttgtaacaaaaagtaaaaacaataaGTGAAGTATTGGattgatataaatttatcaaatttatgTACGTTATTTAATAGGTGGCAGAGGTTAGGAACAAGCTGGTTGGTTCCATACAAGGGTCAGTAAAGCCAGTTAAGTTGCAAGATAAGTCAGTGAATGTTGGTTACGTTCTTGCTCTCAGAGTCATGCCGCCGTATCGACGCCATGGCATCGGTTCGATGCTCGTGAGAAAGCTTGAGGAATGGTTCATGTCTCACAATGCTGACTATGCTTACATGGCCACCCAAAAGGACAATGAGGCCTCTCTCGGTCTCTTCGTCGGAAAACTTGGCTATGTAATCTTCAGAAACCCGGCAATTCTGGTCAATCCAGTAAACCCCAGAGGTTTGAAACTACCTTCTGATATTGGAATAAGGAAGCTAAAGGTGATTTTACTACACATTGattagttataaaatatttaaaacgtGAAATATTTCAAACTACAGCCCacattcatataaaatttagaaCGTTTTATATTGTAGATTGAGTTCCTTTTTGTAGGAATAGTCTTCATGAAAAAACCAAATCCACCACATATAAACACATAAGCTAGGAAAATTAGTTTATGGTTCCGCttacatttatattttcgaaattgattTAGGTTTATACCACTCAAATTCGATCAAAAAGTAGCCACAAGACATAATTGTATAGCATAAAGTTAACTAAACTAAAGTAGGCTCACATGGAAAAGATAAACAATCAATATCAATTCTGTAACTGTAAGTGACAGGTGAAAGAAGCTGCGTCATGGTACCGGAAACACGTAGTATCAAATGCAGATTTTTTCCCGGACGACATAGTCAAAATCTTGCGGA
Protein-coding regions in this window:
- the LOC106454899 gene encoding probable N-acetyltransferase HLS1, encoding MVGQWWKEGDEKVVIRCYNDQRDRIEMECVEKSCEIGNDQTFLFTDTLGDPICRIRNTPRFTMLVAEVRNKLVGSIQGSVKPVKLQDKSVNVGYVLALRVMPPYRRHGIGSMLVRKLEEWFMSHNADYAYMATQKDNEASLGLFVGKLGYVIFRNPAILVNPVNPRGLKLPSDIGIRKLKVKEAASWYRKHVVSNADFFPDDIVKILRNKLSIGTWVAYYKNNDKIISWAILSVWNSSKVFKLRIGKAPLSFVILTKVCNFVGRFLPFLGLTALPDLFTPFGFYFLYGVHAEGPLRGKLVRTLCEHVSNMAVLDDGGECKVVVVEVDGESNGSDYSLRRCVPHWKMLSCDDDTWCIKPLKREENTTSLSDFTNMFLNSKSRCLFVDPRDV